The sequence GGCTTCGGTTATGGACGGCATCCCGCGGGCTCTTCCCGCCCTCGTCCGTGCGGCGAATGTGCAAAAAAAAGCCTCGCGCGTCGGCTTCGACTGGCCGGACGCCTCGGGCGTGATCGACAAATTCCGCGAGGAGGTTGCCGAACTTTCCGCAGAACTCGGCTCCGGCGACCCCGGCAAGCTGGAGCACGAGATTGGCGACATCCTTTTCACGGCTGTCAACATGGCCCGCAAGCTCGGCGTGGAACCGGAGCTTGCCCTCGAGAATGCCAACCAGCGCTTCATCGCGCGGTTCCGGCACATGGAAAAGGCAGCCGGCGAAACCGGCGGCAAGCTCGAGGATCTCTCGCCCGGTGAACTCGAACGCCTTTGGGAAAACGCGAAATCTCAGAAGCTGTAGCACCTCGGACTACCGGCTGCTGTTACCATGACCCGCCGCCACCACGCCATCAACTTGGCCATTTCGATTGCGCTCGGAGCGACCCTCCTCTCCGCTGCCAGCTTCGCGGTGCTGCAGGCTGCCTCGTGGAACTGGTCCTCCGTATGGAAATACCGCGAAGTGTTCTGGAAAGGCTGGATCACGACCATCTGGATCTCCGCCGCGGCACTGGTGCTCAGCGTTTTGCTCGGGCTTTTCGCGGCACTCGGCCGCCGTAGTCCGTATCCCGCGCTTCGCTGGCTGTCCGCCGGCTACGTGGAACTCATCCGCGGAACGCCGCTTCTCGTGCAGCTGCTCATCCTTTTTTACGTCGTCGCCGACGCGGTCGGGCTGCAGAACCGCTACACCGCCGGCATTCTGATTTTGTCGATCTTCAGCGGCGCCTACATCGCGGAGATGATCCGTGCCGGCATCGAAAGCGTGGGCAAGTCCCAGCTGGAGTCCGCACGAGCCATCGGCCTGACGCGATGGCAAACCTACCGGCACGTCATTTTTCCGCAGGCCATCCGCCAAGTCATTCCGCCGCTGGCCGGACAAGCTGCGTCGATCATCAAGGACTCGTCGCTCCTTTCCAT comes from Chthoniobacterales bacterium and encodes:
- the mazG gene encoding nucleoside triphosphate pyrophosphohydrolase: MAHLDSLPGEPLARLRAIVAILRSPEGCPWDREQTHESLRAGLLEEACEAIDAITRADDANLREELGDLMLQVVFHADLATERGAFTLEDAAAHACEKLVRRHPHVFGGADAKDTHAVLRQWEQIKREEKGASASVMDGIPRALPALVRAANVQKKASRVGFDWPDASGVIDKFREEVAELSAELGSGDPGKLEHEIGDILFTAVNMARKLGVEPELALENANQRFIARFRHMEKAAGETGGKLEDLSPGELERLWENAKSQKL
- a CDS encoding amino acid ABC transporter permease, encoding MTRRHHAINLAISIALGATLLSAASFAVLQAASWNWSSVWKYREVFWKGWITTIWISAAALVLSVLLGLFAALGRRSPYPALRWLSAGYVELIRGTPLLVQLLILFYVVADAVGLQNRYTAGILILSIFSGAYIAEMIRAGIESVGKSQLESARAIGLTRWQTYRHVIFPQAIRQVIPPLAGQAASIIKDSSLLSILGIEEFTLAAQQVNSATYSTLESYLPLAAGYLVLTLPISIFARRLERKFRYET